DNA sequence from the Brachybacterium avium genome:
TCGATCATGATGTCCATGCCGCGGGTGGAGGCACCGGAGATCCGCGAGCGCAGCGCCCACAGCACACCGGCCACATAGGCGGGCCAACCGGTCACGGCCTCCGCGCTCAGCTCGCGGGCATCGATGTCCAGCACCGTCTCGTCCTGCGCAGAGCGCAGGCGCAGACGATTGGTGGGGGTGCGTGCCGCCGCCGCGAAGCAGCGGTGGGAGATCGCCATCGGCAGGCACAGCCCGTCCTGGTAGTCGACGTGCTCCCCGATGATGTTCACCCGTCCGGGCGCGGACCAGACCCCGTCGGGCGCGTACCCGAACGACTCCTCGAACAGCTGCGCGGCACGGCCCGCCGCCGCCGAGCGCTCAGGGGCGGCGGACAGCTCCGCCGTGCCCTGGTCGGTGGGTGCGGGAGCGTTGAGGGAGCCTGCGCTGGTCATGAAGATCCTTCCGGAGCGGTCAGAGGCCGGGACGCGACGGAAGGCATTGACCGCCCGGCTCGGCGTCCGAAAGTCTAACCGTCATCGCGACAAGAGCGCAGAGCCGCTTCTCAGGGACGGATCGCGAGGCAGGCCACGGACGGCGCGACGATCGGCTCGGCGGCCCTGACCAGCTCGTCCCCGCTGCGCCGCAGCACGTCGATGCGGTCCCCCTCCTGCGCGGCGACCAGCACCAGGTCGCCCAGCTGGGTGAAGTGCCGCGGGTGCGCCCCCACCTCGACCTCGGACACCAGCAGCGGACGCATCGGGTCCAGGGAGACGAGCGAGAGGGTGTCGGGCCCGCGGTTGGCGACCAGCAGCGCGGATTCGTCACCGGTCAGCTCGATGTGGGAGGGCGCGTTGGCGCCGTCCCGCCCGCTGGCGGGGATCCTGGACCGCACGCTCCACTGGTGCGTCGGCCCGTCCGTCCCGGGAGCGGGCCTGCGCTGCGGGGCCTTCTCGCTGCGCACCGCCGTGGCGACCATGCCCGAGAGCTCGCAGGCGATATGGAGCTGCTCGGATTCGTGGTCGGCCGCGAGATGGCGGGGGCCGCTGCCGCGGTGGAGCGGGATCTCCCCGGCGAGGTCGATCATCCCGGTCCCGTCCTGGCGGTACATCAGCACCCGGTCCAGTCCGAGATCCGGGACGGCGAGCAGCTGGGTGCCCGGCAGGGCGACCACCTGGTGCGGATGCGGGCTGCCGAGATCGCTCTCGACGCTGTTGTCCCCGCTGTCACG
Encoded proteins:
- a CDS encoding lactonase family protein, whose translation is MTPTALIAAAGYSRSGTGRGPGIELLGLSIDEATGAPAVERLAVVELPDPSFVLWSQDGTLLHAVLEGDPTRVVAVRVSADGREAEVIGDLAVDGAGGCHLSRGTDPSTLIIAQYGTGTVVTVRLDDAGIPIEQIDLDDHRGLRDSGDNSVESDLGSPHPHQVVALPGTQLLAVPDLGLDRVLMYRQDGTGMIDLAGEIPLHRGSGPRHLAADHESEQLHIACELSGMVATAVRSEKAPQRRPAPGTDGPTHQWSVRSRIPASGRDGANAPSHIELTGDESALLVANRGPDTLSLVSLDPMRPLLVSEVEVGAHPRHFTQLGDLVLVAAQEGDRIDVLRRSGDELVRAAEPIVAPSVACLAIRP